The Phacochoerus africanus isolate WHEZ1 chromosome X, ROS_Pafr_v1, whole genome shotgun sequence genome has a segment encoding these proteins:
- the LOC125118207 gene encoding uncharacterized protein LOC125118207 isoform X1 — MAPPVLQTLDCPFLGRSDRGLRSGTGDCVPGKSVQSSAGEGAGSVAQGPEGPWELQRPAPGTGTRPMVRAPGPWGTGSGVSGHPGGRHVWAGLEEAAQKEPGPWAGELRALGGSPLPLEGRAALAWAGPGPLKPLWRWRWRWRWRWDWRSLTLTLTLTLTLTLTLTGGAQPETTAGSWASAAIGCSGRGCQAEWKERRRREVGDVGHV; from the coding sequence ATGGCTCCGCCAGTCCTGCAAACTCTGGACTGTCCCTTCCTGGGGAGGAGTGACAGGGGCCTGCGGTCGGGGACCGGGGACTGTGTCCCGGGGAAGTCTGTCCAGAGCTCCGCCGGGGAAGGGGCGGGAAGCGTGGCCCAAGGCCCGGAGGGGCCGTGGGAGCTCCAGAGACCGGCCCCGGGCACCGGGACGAGGCCCATGGTCCGGGCGCCCGGCCCGTGGGGCACAGGAAGTGGAGTCTCGGGCCACCCTGGTGGCCGCCATGTCTGGGCGGGGCTAGAGGAAGCTGCTCAGAAggagcctgggccctgggctggggagctgcGGGCGCTTGGCGGCTCGCCCCTTCCCCTGGAAGGCAGAGCAGCCTTGGCCTGGGCGGGCCCAGGGCCTCTGAAGCCGCTCTGGCGCTGGCGCTGGCGCTGGCGCTGGCGCTGGGACTGGCGCTcgctcaccctcaccctcaccctcaccctcacgcTCACGCTCACGCTCACGGGTGGGGCCCAGCCGGAGACCACCGCGGGCAGCTGGGCTTCTGCTGCCATTGGCTGCAGCGGCAGAG